The Archocentrus centrarchus isolate MPI-CPG fArcCen1 chromosome 24, fArcCen1, whole genome shotgun sequence DNA segment tgaatgcTGTAAAGCTGGGCATTCttacatgggagtctatggggccTGACTCGCTTCTGgaggcagcctcaagtggctacTTCCACGTTGGCTTCATCTTTCAGTCCCAGAGGTTATCAAAAGGAATCAACACACAGGCAAATGTTATAACGCTGCCACCCCCTGTGGCTTGAAGCAAACATAGTTAAAAACTTTCCTGGCAGAAACTCCATATATAAAAGTTACCTATAAGGTAGTGGCTAAACAGGTATTCACTCACCAATCAGAACCAACTGTTTAACAGTTGTTATGCAATAATACTAATGTTATTCTGCTGCCAAACAATAGCACGTACATTCCTGTAACGGCCAACACGGTAATGTTCAGCTAACAGTTATGTGGTGACAGGTGTGTCTGCAAAACACCAGCTTCCAAAGTGACTCCGCCAAGCACAACAGTAGGGGATAACACACTTTTCCCCGAACCAACATGGATAAAGTGAGGGAACACTGCACTGATGAGGGTCGATAGCAGAGGCAGCATGCCTGGTGTGAAGCCCCTCTTGGTGATAGTCACCACAGCGCAGGAGCCATAGCCGGTGACTCACACATAATACAGTCAAAAGCccaaaaaaggaaacaacagTCTGCTCTGACACGTTTGACTCAGACAACAGAATCTGCTAGTCTCAGGGGCCGATGGAGCAAATGCAGCATTTAGTGTGGACGACTCACACTACGGTCATAATCACAACCGGCCCCCACTCAGCGAGTCACCTTTGCTCTTCAACTACTTTGTGGAGATGAACACAACATGGTTATGGCTATGGCAAGCATATATAGTTTGGCTCAAGAAAAACATTACAGCCGATGTTACGGAAAAAAAGACCTTTAAAAATCACACAGTAAACTTTATAGTAAAATGACTTTCTTGGCAGAAAGCAGTGGAAAAAGCATTTAGGCCTACCGTGAGTAGGAAAAACCTATATACTATTTGTTATTAAAACACGACTCAAACAAGAACTTTTGGCCTCATCACTATACACAGGAGGATTGTAGAAGACATGCACTCTTCACTCACTTGACCTTGGCTGCGTAGCCAATAAACTATAAAAGCAGTTTCTAACAAAGTTTTAAAGGGCTACATGAAGGACTCATAGTGTAAAACAATTCTTGTCTGTTCAGCCCAAAACTTTAGATTTAACAGACATCAGAAGAACCCAAAATCTAAagtatgtatttaaaaaaaacttgcagGCAGAAGATCCACTTTGTGCAGTAATATAATgacaacactgtaaaaataattaagaagtaatttaaaaatggaaatCGTCTTTTTTGAAGATTGTTTTCATTATATACTACTGACCAACAATTTCCTGAGTGTAAATACATCCTGGTGCATTATTCTAGCACAGTGATGAGACTCAGCATTACTCACCTTGTGTGTATGCTGCATCATCAGAGCCCATGCTAAGTCGGCGAGGCTCACTTGGTCTCTCTCGGTGTGGCGATAGTGGGTCTGAGAGATGCAGGGGGTCTGGCTCTGCGAAGTGGTGGTCTGAGGGTAGGCTGAGGAGATTGTTAGGCTCAAAAGTTGGGGACACGACTCCAGGGGACACAGCTGGGGGCTTGTTGGGAGACACCGTGATTTTAAAAGTGTATTTGGTGTTAGGCTGAGTGACCACCACACGTGGGGAAGAAGCTgtgccccctcctcccacagaGGCGCGGGACTTAGGTGGATGATGGTGGATGTAGGCAGGGCCCATGCTCACTTGTCCCCCTATGTTCCTGGCCCCTGGGGGCCCCTGTAAGGGAGGGTTTGTTGAGATGAAGAGTGTGTGAGGGTTCCTACCCAACTTGGGCTGTGGGCGAGAGCCGGCTGAGGCAACAATGACTTCCTCAGAGGGAGTGGTAGCAGCAGTAGAGATGTAAACAGTGGGACCCGGGCCTCCGATTGCCAGAGGGGTGGCAGGGACAGAAGCTGCCCCagcagatgaggaggaagaggaagggcaGGAGGACGTGGAGGATGAGCGGGGCCCGCTGCTCGTCCGCAGCACGGCTGTTGTGGAATTGCTCCTTTGGGGAGACTCAAGTTTGATCTCGATCTGATTCTTCCGTGGGCCGGTGGAGATGTTCTGGATGTTGTACTGGCTGATAGTAGAGAGGGAGCCGGGCATgactgaagaggaggaagaggaggaggagcatgAGGAGACACCAGAGGAAGAGGCCTGGCTTCCAGTAAGGACAGAGGAGGGTGGCTGGGGATTTGTAGGGGAGCTGATGGGCATGTAGACGTGAGAGGTTTGATGGCCCTGGGTCTGGGGCTGTGAGGtatgagaggaggaggaggaagagtgctGAGGGCCGGACCAGGAGCTTGACAGGGAGGAAGGATGTGAGATCTGGTAGATCTGCTGCTGAGGCTGGGAAGTGGGGCTGTACTGAGCCCTGCCTCCCTGCTGCTGGTTTTGCCGCGTCGTACCGGACTGGCTAAGGTAAGGCCGGATGTAGATTGAGTTACCCTGTGGACTACTTAGGCCCGACTGTGGCCCACCATGT contains these protein-coding regions:
- the tab2 gene encoding TGF-beta-activated kinase 1 and MAP3K7-binding protein 2 isoform X2 gives rise to the protein MAQGSHQIDTQVLHDLRQKFPEVPEGVVSQCVLQNNNNLDACCEYLSQVSPGYLYSEEGNLSFSDDPSFTRLRNHMTQLNLDLQPQNVHVAPVRDGLRMNGSRTLAHSLSEGPLPAGQATNSDFFQQEPQTAPVQVPSTFNVFGVMEPTRKPQPPQHLGLYPLGVKGTSMGAQQTPRFNPITVTLAPNIQTGRNTPTSLHIHGGPQSGLSSPQGNSIYIRPYLSQSGTTRQNQQQGGRAQYSPTSQPQQQIYQISHPSSLSSSWSGPQHSSSSSSHTSQPQTQGHQTSHVYMPISSPTNPQPPSSVLTGSQASSSGVSSCSSSSSSSSVMPGSLSTISQYNIQNISTGPRKNQIEIKLESPQRSNSTTAVLRTSSGPRSSSTSSCPSSSSSSAGAASVPATPLAIGGPGPTVYISTAATTPSEEVIVASAGSRPQPKLGRNPHTLFISTNPPLQGPPGARNIGGQVSMGPAYIHHHPPKSRASVGGGGTASSPRVVVTQPNTKYTFKITVSPNKPPAVSPGVVSPTFEPNNLLSLPSDHHFAEPDPLHLSDPLSPHRERPSEPRRLSMGSDDAAYTQALLVHQKARMERLWHELEMKKKKLEKLKEEVNEMENDLTRRRLERSNSASQIPSIDEMKQLRSQNRSLQIDIDCLSKEIDLLQTKGPHFNPSVIHNFYDNIGFLGPVPPKPKDTGGKSVKPITDQEDEGTQWSCTACTFLNHPALIRCEQCDFPRNF
- the tab2 gene encoding TGF-beta-activated kinase 1 and MAP3K7-binding protein 2 isoform X1 yields the protein MAQGSHQIDTQVLHDLRQKFPEVPEGVVSQCVLQNNNNLDACCEYLSQVSPGYLYSEEGNLSFSDDPSFTRLRNHMTQLNLDLQPQNVHVAPVRDGLRMNGSRTLAHSLSEGPLPAGQATNSDFFQQEPQTAPVQVPSTFNVFGVMEPTRKPQPPQHLGLYPLGVKGTSMGAQQTPRFNPITVTLAPNIQTGRNTPTSLHIHGGPQSGLSSPQGNSIYIRPYLSQSGTTRQNQQQGGRAQYSPTSQPQQQIYQISHPSSLSSSWSGPQHSSSSSSHTSQPQTQGHQTSHVYMPISSPTNPQPPSSVLTGSQASSSGVSSCSSSSSSSSVMPGSLSTISQYNIQNISTGPRKNQIEIKLESPQRSNSTTAVLRTSSGPRSSSTSSCPSSSSSSAGAASVPATPLAIGGPGPTVYISTAATTPSEEVIVASAGSRPQPKLGRNPHTLFISTNPPLQGPPGARNIGGQVSMGPAYIHHHPPKSRASVGGGGTASSPRVVVTQPNTKYTFKITVSPNKPPAVSPGVVSPTFEPNNLLSLPSDHHFAEPDPLHLSDPLSPHRERPSEPRRLSMGSDDAAYTQALLVHQKARMERLWHELEMKKKKLEKLKEEVNEMENDLTRRRLERSNSASQIPSIDEMKQLRSQNRSLQIDIDCLSKEIDLLQTKGPHFNPSVIHNFYDNIGFLGPVPPKPKGTLSVDTGGKSVKPITDQEDEGTQWSCTACTFLNHPALIRCEQCDFPRNF